In Terriglobales bacterium, one genomic interval encodes:
- a CDS encoding OB-fold nucleic acid binding domain-containing protein — MMAVFEDCLTLIKGAYGEDVSLAHLPEDDPAVYEALQKADTVGMFQIESRAQMSCLPRLRPKRFYDIVVQVAIIRPGPIVGQMVNPYLKRRQGREPVTYPHPSLEPVLARTLGVPLFQEQLLRMAMIAAGFSGGEAEDLRRAFGFKRSEARMRDIEVKLRLGMARNRIAPAAQEQIIQSITSFALYGFPESHAASFALLAYASAWLKTHYLAAFTAALLNNQPMGFYHASTVVKDAQRHGLRFKPIDVLKSDWPCTLEDVSSFAFHVSRPEDARETRNVKRETREFAVRLGLRYVKGLREEAARAIVERRKLRPFASLDELARRVPELRKTELQMLAEIGALNSIGEDVSSFSFHVSRKEGFPHVKRETRNAKRFHRRDALWQVERATRPAGPLLEGLPEPEAPSPLLPMTPEERLVADFRGTGMTVGPHPMAYRRSAMKKLGVRPAGELERVPNGQRVRAAGCVIARQRPGTAHGFVFLSLEDETGIANAIITPDLFEKNRLLLVSEQFLLVEGVLQNLDRVISVKAERVLPLRITAAETSSHDFH; from the coding sequence ATGATGGCGGTGTTCGAAGACTGCCTGACGCTCATCAAAGGCGCCTACGGCGAAGACGTCAGCCTCGCCCATCTGCCCGAGGACGATCCGGCGGTGTACGAAGCGCTGCAGAAGGCGGACACCGTCGGCATGTTCCAGATCGAGAGCCGGGCGCAGATGTCGTGCCTGCCGCGCCTGCGCCCGAAGCGCTTCTACGACATCGTGGTGCAGGTGGCCATCATCCGCCCGGGGCCGATCGTGGGCCAGATGGTGAACCCGTACCTGAAGCGGCGGCAGGGGCGCGAACCGGTCACCTACCCGCATCCGTCGCTCGAGCCGGTACTGGCGCGGACCCTGGGCGTACCCCTCTTCCAGGAGCAGTTGCTGCGCATGGCCATGATCGCCGCCGGCTTCTCCGGCGGCGAGGCCGAGGACCTGCGCCGCGCCTTCGGCTTCAAGCGCTCGGAGGCGCGCATGCGCGACATCGAGGTCAAGCTGCGCCTGGGCATGGCGCGCAACCGCATCGCGCCCGCCGCCCAGGAGCAGATCATCCAGTCCATCACTTCGTTCGCGCTCTACGGGTTCCCGGAATCGCACGCCGCCAGCTTCGCGCTGCTGGCCTACGCCAGCGCCTGGCTGAAAACGCACTACCTGGCCGCCTTCACCGCCGCCCTGCTCAACAACCAGCCCATGGGCTTCTATCACGCCTCCACCGTGGTCAAGGACGCGCAGCGCCACGGGCTGAGATTCAAGCCCATCGATGTGCTGAAGTCAGACTGGCCGTGCACTTTAGAAGACGTTTCAAGTTTCGCGTTTCACGTTTCCCGTCCGGAAGATGCGCGCGAAACGCGAAACGTGAAACGTGAAACGAGGGAATTCGCCGTCCGCCTCGGCCTGCGCTACGTCAAAGGACTGCGCGAAGAAGCGGCCCGGGCGATCGTGGAGCGAAGAAAGCTGCGGCCCTTCGCCTCCCTCGACGAGCTGGCGCGGCGCGTCCCCGAGCTGCGCAAGACCGAGTTGCAGATGCTGGCCGAGATCGGCGCCCTGAACTCCATCGGAGAAGACGTTTCAAGCTTCTCGTTTCACGTTTCGCGCAAGGAGGGGTTCCCCCACGTGAAACGTGAAACCCGAAACGCGAAACGTTTTCATCGCCGCGACGCCCTCTGGCAGGTGGAGCGCGCCACTCGCCCGGCCGGCCCGCTGCTCGAGGGGCTGCCGGAACCTGAGGCGCCGTCGCCCTTGCTGCCGATGACCCCGGAAGAGCGACTGGTGGCGGATTTCCGCGGCACCGGCATGACCGTAGGCCCGCACCCCATGGCCTACCGTCGCAGCGCAATGAAAAAGCTGGGAGTGCGCCCGGCGGGCGAACTGGAGCGGGTCCCCAACGGGCAAAGGGTGCGCGCCGCCGGATGCGTCATCGCCCGTCAGCGGCCGGGCACGGCGCATGGCTTCGTCTTCCTCAGCCTGGAGGACGAGACCGGTATCGCCAACGCCATCATCACGCCCGACCTGTTCGAGAAAAATCGCCTGCTGCTGGTCAGCGAGCAGTTCCTGCTGGTGGAAGGCGTGCTCCAGAACCTGGACCGTGTCATCTCGGTCAAGGCCGAGCGGGTGCTGCCGCTGCGCATCACCGCCGCGGAAACCAGCTCCCACGACTTTCACTGA
- a CDS encoding response regulator, translating to MLLKENEILLVEDNDADVELTLLALRGENICNKIQVVRDGAEALDFLFCRGPYASRVGAALPKLVLLDLKLPKVDGLEVLRQLKQNPQTQIIPVVILTASREESDLLKGYQLGTNSYIQKPVDFGQFRERVKQLGLYWLVVNQVPEARAVECAA from the coding sequence ATGCTGCTTAAAGAGAACGAGATCCTGCTGGTGGAAGACAACGACGCCGATGTCGAGCTGACCCTGCTGGCACTGCGCGGGGAGAATATCTGCAACAAGATCCAGGTGGTCCGCGATGGGGCCGAGGCGCTGGATTTCCTCTTCTGCCGCGGGCCCTATGCCTCGCGGGTCGGCGCTGCTCTGCCCAAACTGGTGCTGCTGGACCTCAAGCTGCCCAAAGTGGATGGTTTGGAAGTGCTGCGCCAGCTCAAGCAGAACCCGCAGACCCAGATCATCCCGGTGGTGATCCTGACCGCCTCGCGGGAGGAGAGCGACCTGCTCAAGGGATACCAGCTGGGCACCAACAGCTATATCCAGAAGCCGGTGGATTTCGGCCAGTTCCGCGAGCGGGTGAAGCAGCTGGGGCTGTACTGGCTGGTGGTGAACCAGGTGCCGGAAGCGCGAGCCGTGGAGTGCGCTGCGTGA
- a CDS encoding DUF2934 domain-containing protein: MAKAFSGKNGSNVRTIGSRKTADTAAKRPVVVAPAAFHADGDIEDRIRQRAYELYEQDGRQEGRDQEYWFRAEAEVRGKRSA, translated from the coding sequence ATGGCCAAAGCTTTCAGCGGCAAGAACGGTTCCAACGTCCGGACGATAGGCAGCAGGAAAACCGCCGACACCGCCGCCAAGCGGCCGGTGGTGGTAGCTCCTGCGGCGTTCCACGCCGACGGGGACATCGAAGACCGGATCCGCCAGCGCGCCTACGAACTGTACGAGCAGGACGGCCGGCAGGAAGGCCGCGACCAGGAATACTGGTTCCGCGCCGAGGCCGAGGTCCGGGGAAAGCGCAGCGCCTGA
- a CDS encoding PAS domain S-box protein, whose product MRDLPIRVVSEAQPPAHEAEYRRLLDVLDVLPAYVILLTSDYHVAFSNRVFRERFGESQGRRCYEFLFQRDQPCEICETYKVLRTMSPLEWKWQGPDGRDYDIYDFPFPDADGSTLILEMGLDVSERKKAEKQARSASRHARNLIEASLDPLVTISQAGKIMDVNHATEEVTGVSREELIGSDFSDYFTDPSEARRGYEQVFDRGFVRDYPLAIRHREGRVTEVLYNATVFRNEAGEVEGVFAAARDITEQKRAQQALKASEARYRSLVLATAQVVWTTNAEGKVVGDMPMWRAFTGQSEVQIQGWGWIESLHPEDRARTAEVWSDAVKNKLLYQIEYRMRRSDGVYRDVAVRGAPVLDRDGSIREWVGTCTDITERRGAERELYRLNRALRTLNRCTEAVARADDEPGLLRSVCQIVVQDGGYPLAWVGYAEQDEARTVRPVAVAGCGADYVRNARITWADTERGRGPTGTAIRSGVPCYIPEITYDPRFGPWREAAQRHGYASVLAVPLKEGERSFGALNLYAPEANAFDDEERSLMLELATTLSHGILALRAQRERDRAAAELRELNETLERRVAQRTAELAASTEEMESFTYSVSHDLRAPLRHIDGFSKVLLEQYGGQLDDLGRHYLERIRSGTQHMGRLVDDLLNLSRIGRASLHLEDVDLGQLMRDLVDELRSEAAGRTIDWRIGALPVVRCDRNLMRQVMFNLLSNAMKFTRDRIPAVIEAGCDGGEIFVRDNGVGFDPRYADKLFGVFQRLHRTEDFEGTGVGLATVRRILRKHGGDIRAEAALGQGATFYFNLGPPEAISERAVMEESHAA is encoded by the coding sequence CGTGATCCTGCTGACGTCCGACTACCACGTGGCTTTCAGCAATCGCGTTTTCCGCGAGCGCTTTGGAGAATCGCAGGGGCGCCGCTGCTACGAGTTCCTCTTCCAGCGCGACCAGCCGTGCGAGATCTGCGAAACCTACAAGGTGCTGCGAACGATGTCGCCGCTGGAGTGGAAGTGGCAGGGGCCCGACGGCCGGGACTACGACATCTACGATTTTCCCTTCCCGGACGCGGACGGCTCCACGCTCATCCTGGAAATGGGGCTGGATGTCAGCGAACGCAAGAAAGCGGAGAAACAGGCGCGCAGCGCCTCCCGCCATGCCCGCAATCTGATCGAAGCCAGCCTCGATCCGCTGGTGACGATCAGCCAGGCGGGCAAGATCATGGACGTGAACCACGCCACCGAGGAAGTGACCGGCGTCTCGCGGGAGGAGCTGATCGGAAGCGATTTCAGCGATTACTTCACCGACCCGAGCGAAGCCCGCCGCGGCTACGAGCAGGTGTTTGACCGGGGTTTCGTGCGGGATTATCCGCTGGCGATCCGCCACCGGGAGGGACGGGTGACCGAGGTGCTGTACAACGCCACCGTTTTTCGCAACGAAGCGGGGGAAGTGGAGGGGGTGTTCGCAGCCGCGCGCGACATCACCGAACAGAAACGTGCGCAGCAGGCCCTGAAAGCGAGCGAGGCCCGCTACCGATCCCTGGTACTGGCCACGGCACAGGTGGTTTGGACCACGAATGCGGAGGGGAAGGTTGTCGGCGATATGCCCATGTGGCGGGCCTTCACGGGGCAGAGCGAAGTACAGATCCAGGGCTGGGGGTGGATCGAATCGCTGCATCCCGAAGACCGCGCCCGAACCGCCGAAGTATGGTCCGATGCGGTGAAGAACAAGCTCCTGTACCAGATTGAGTACCGCATGCGCCGGAGTGACGGAGTGTACCGCGATGTGGCTGTGCGGGGCGCGCCTGTGCTTGACCGCGACGGAAGCATCCGCGAGTGGGTGGGAACCTGCACCGACATCACCGAACGGAGGGGCGCGGAGAGGGAGCTTTACCGCCTCAACCGCGCGCTGCGCACCCTGAACCGCTGCACCGAGGCGGTCGCCCGGGCGGACGACGAGCCGGGGCTGTTGCGCAGCGTGTGCCAGATCGTGGTGCAGGACGGCGGATATCCCCTGGCCTGGGTCGGGTACGCCGAGCAGGACGAAGCCAGGACGGTACGGCCGGTGGCGGTGGCCGGCTGCGGCGCCGACTACGTGCGCAACGCGCGCATCACCTGGGCGGACACGGAGCGTGGCCGCGGCCCGACGGGAACGGCCATCCGCAGCGGCGTTCCTTGTTACATTCCGGAGATCACCTACGACCCGCGCTTCGGTCCCTGGCGGGAGGCGGCGCAGCGTCACGGCTACGCTTCGGTCCTGGCGGTGCCGCTCAAGGAAGGAGAACGGAGCTTCGGCGCGCTGAACCTCTACGCTCCCGAAGCCAACGCCTTCGACGACGAAGAGCGCTCCCTGATGCTGGAACTGGCGACCACGCTGAGCCATGGCATCCTGGCCCTGCGCGCCCAGCGGGAGCGCGACCGGGCGGCGGCCGAACTGAGGGAGCTGAACGAGACCCTGGAGCGTCGCGTGGCCCAGCGGACGGCGGAGCTGGCCGCCTCCACCGAGGAGATGGAATCGTTCACGTATTCCGTGTCCCACGACCTGCGGGCGCCGCTGCGCCACATTGACGGCTTTTCCAAGGTGCTGTTGGAACAGTACGGCGGGCAGCTCGACGATCTCGGACGGCACTACCTGGAGCGTATCCGCAGCGGCACGCAGCACATGGGACGGTTGGTGGATGACCTGCTGAACCTCTCCCGCATCGGACGCGCCAGCCTGCACCTGGAGGATGTAGACCTGGGCCAGTTGATGCGCGACCTAGTGGACGAACTCCGCAGTGAGGCCGCGGGGCGCACCATCGACTGGCGCATCGGCGCGTTGCCGGTGGTCCGCTGCGACCGCAACCTCATGCGCCAGGTCATGTTCAATCTTCTCTCCAACGCCATGAAGTTCACCCGTGACCGCATTCCAGCCGTGATCGAGGCCGGCTGCGACGGGGGAGAGATCTTCGTGCGCGACAACGGGGTGGGCTTCGACCCGCGGTATGCGGACAAGCTCTTCGGGGTCTTCCAGCGGCTGCACCGCACGGAGGATTTCGAAGGCACCGGCGTCGGCCTGGCGACCGTCCGGCGCATCCTGCGCAAACACGGCGGCGACATCCGCGCCGAGGCCGCCCTCGGGCAGGGCGCGACCTTCTACTTCAACCTAGGCCCGCCGGAGGCCATCTCCGAGCGTGCCGTGATGGAGGAATCCCATGCTGCTTAA
- a CDS encoding ATP-binding protein: MSCAAAMPEQGRHLRVLCLEDVPEDAELCVLALRQAGYKVEYRVVADRAGFLREVRSGQFDIVLADYTLPGWTGLGALHELRTAGSDLPVIIVTGSLGDETAVECLKQGASDYVLKHRLVRLPFAVEQTLRTRDLQRERLTCEREREHLLHDLAERERKYRELFELANEAILIFEPEDETILEANPCTCETYGFTHAELVGTSLKRLTRDVARGERQIADLLTAGRCRNFESEHFRKDGTPIHMLVSSKVIEYGGRQAVLTVNRDITELKNAQDALRRAHDGLERRVEERTAELARVNAELTRARDEWQSTFDCMSDAITVHDAAYHILRCNRAFREMFPGADLRSAKCYELVHGTAQPPENCPMAHTLVSGRSEYCEMFEPHLGRYICVRTDPILDAEGNLGGIVHAISDISGRKEIERMKSDFVATVSHELRTPLTSLRGFVELMLKRDYPAEKRREFLGIILRESQRLTELVNDVLDLQRIESGQQTFRFEPVSLAEVMQHTADVFGGAGEAHPISIDIPPDIPLVFADPELLRQVISNLVSNALKYSPEGGAVRMGARAEPGQVLVWVSDEGIGIPRELLSKIFSRFYRVDNTATRKIGGTGLGLALVKDIVEAHGGKVWAESEVRRGSTFYFTLKVAAEEDIAA, from the coding sequence GTGAGTTGCGCGGCAGCCATGCCGGAGCAGGGCCGGCACCTGCGGGTGCTGTGCCTGGAGGATGTTCCGGAGGACGCCGAACTCTGCGTCCTGGCACTGCGCCAGGCGGGCTACAAGGTGGAGTACCGGGTGGTCGCCGACCGGGCCGGCTTCCTGCGCGAGGTGCGGTCGGGGCAATTCGACATCGTCCTCGCCGACTACACGCTCCCGGGATGGACCGGGCTCGGGGCCTTGCACGAGCTGCGCACCGCCGGCAGCGATCTGCCCGTGATCATCGTGACCGGATCGCTGGGCGACGAGACCGCGGTGGAATGTCTCAAGCAAGGCGCCAGTGATTACGTGCTGAAACACCGGCTGGTGCGGCTGCCCTTCGCAGTCGAGCAGACCCTGCGGACGCGCGACCTGCAGCGCGAGCGGCTGACGTGCGAACGCGAGCGGGAACACCTGCTGCACGACCTGGCGGAGCGGGAGCGCAAGTACCGCGAACTGTTCGAACTGGCCAACGAGGCCATCCTGATCTTCGAGCCCGAGGACGAGACCATCCTGGAGGCGAATCCCTGCACCTGCGAGACCTACGGGTTCACGCACGCCGAGCTGGTCGGCACGAGCCTGAAGCGGCTGACCCGGGATGTGGCGCGGGGCGAGCGCCAGATTGCAGACCTGCTGACAGCCGGCCGCTGCCGGAACTTCGAGAGCGAACACTTCCGGAAAGACGGCACGCCGATCCACATGCTGGTGAGCTCGAAGGTGATCGAGTACGGCGGGCGGCAGGCGGTGCTGACCGTCAACCGCGACATCACCGAACTGAAGAACGCGCAGGATGCCTTGCGCCGCGCCCATGACGGACTGGAACGCCGAGTGGAAGAGCGGACGGCCGAGCTGGCGCGGGTCAACGCCGAGCTGACCCGGGCCCGCGACGAGTGGCAGAGCACCTTCGACTGCATGTCGGACGCGATCACGGTGCACGACGCCGCGTACCACATCCTGCGCTGCAATCGCGCCTTCCGCGAGATGTTTCCCGGAGCCGATCTACGCTCCGCCAAGTGCTACGAGCTGGTGCACGGGACCGCGCAGCCGCCCGAGAATTGTCCCATGGCGCACACCCTGGTCTCGGGGCGGTCGGAATACTGCGAGATGTTCGAGCCACACCTGGGCAGATACATCTGCGTGCGCACCGATCCCATCCTCGACGCCGAGGGGAACCTGGGCGGCATCGTACACGCCATCAGTGACATCAGCGGGCGCAAGGAGATCGAGCGCATGAAGAGCGACTTCGTGGCCACGGTCAGCCATGAGCTGCGCACCCCCCTGACCTCGCTGCGCGGATTCGTCGAGCTGATGTTGAAGCGCGACTATCCCGCGGAGAAGCGCCGGGAATTCCTGGGGATCATCCTGCGCGAGAGCCAGCGGCTGACCGAGCTGGTGAATGACGTCCTGGACCTGCAGCGGATCGAGTCCGGACAGCAGACCTTCCGCTTCGAGCCGGTGTCCCTGGCCGAGGTCATGCAGCACACGGCGGACGTGTTCGGCGGCGCCGGCGAAGCGCATCCCATCTCGATCGACATCCCGCCCGACATCCCCCTGGTGTTCGCCGACCCCGAGCTGCTGCGCCAGGTGATCAGCAACCTGGTGTCAAACGCCTTGAAGTACTCGCCGGAAGGCGGGGCGGTGCGCATGGGGGCGCGGGCGGAGCCCGGCCAGGTGCTGGTGTGGGTATCCGACGAGGGCATCGGCATTCCCCGCGAGCTGCTTTCCAAGATCTTCTCGAGGTTCTATCGGGTGGACAACACCGCCACCCGCAAGATCGGGGGAACCGGACTGGGACTGGCGCTGGTGAAGGACATCGTGGAGGCGCACGGGGGCAAGGTCTGGGCGGAGAGCGAAGTGCGCCGGGGCAGCACGTTCTATTTCACGCTGAAGGTCGCAGCAGAAGAAGACATCGCCGCCTGA